The Bemisia tabaci unplaced genomic scaffold, PGI_BMITA_v3 genomic sequence GCAGTAAGTCGCCCCTCGAAACTGACAGTATGAGATGTTTTACTCATCAGAGCCCGCAGTGTGGTACATTTTACGCGTTTCCACGAACGCTCCACTGTTCCAATGGGcccgaaaatttgaaagcccaGAACATCAATgtaacactgccgtgatagcgaagagagtcgtaagtgcaaaaatgaagttttgagaaaatgtgcGCAGTGCCTCGGAGcggaaaaatttattgaaagaaacctccgttccttgtcaaattgccaccaacTATCCGGAAGACTCGTAGAAATTCTTTAGATTATTAAAAATCGAcaaatattatttcaattaaataaaattatttcaattaaataaaattatttcaattaaataaaaaggataATATTTATgttcatgttaggctagtgttaggcaagatGGCCGTAGGGGCTGTCTTCTGCCTACAATCGTGGTTACATTTTGGATACACAACAAACACTTTCTCAGGTTAGAAATTTGCATGACAGGGAGGCATTGTAGGTACATACATAAAAGCTTTGTTATTGTCACTGGCTCTCCAAAGGAATAATGTTGTTTTGTCTAAAACTaccgtcattttttgcgcacttacggctttctcatatgtctcgtttgtATAAAAATAAGACGAATTTCGCTATTTTAGCGTTTCAGTGATACCATCTGAAAGagataagacgaattttgaaggaaactcgttttcgaaaatttgacagttaTGCAAATTCGAATTGCTCGAATTCGCTGtcaattcgaaaatttgacagctctcttcgctaccacggcagaatagagcCTCTGCTTTCTGAGGACAGTAATTGTACGGCAACTATCTTTAAAGCTCGTCGACAAAAATAAacctaaaacttgaaatttacgGACTGTGCTGTTTCACACTAAAAATGCATCCAAGACGCTGATTTTTCCTCCTGAGACGGAACATTTCATTTATTATGAGAAGTTGAAAGTTTATGAAGATGGAATATCCAAGTTCGGAAATGACCCATcccagaaaaatgaaatttttcaggagaagaTGAAAATTGCGTAACAGCCAGAATAGGAGTGTTTTCCACGCATAAAAATGAGCATCGTCAAAAACACGAGTCGTTTTTGAATTGAGAGATTCAATTATTAGTGAAATGTTGACACATTGTTTGAAGCTCAAGAGCGATTTTAgcttttctcttttccttctgtCCTATCATTCTAGGTGACCTgtgcacacattttttttttttttttttttttgcgatgttctttttgtttgaaataattttcactcATTAGTTCTACCAAACTACTAATAAATAatactaaaaagaaaaattctttgTGCTTGCAAAAGTATTTTACATGTCATAGAATACAAATCCTTATCATACCCAGACCATTAAATTGAAATCGAAACACTCAACACAAATACTTATCAACATGGAAAACTCCCTAAAACTGCCGAGGATTACGTAAGGACGTGGGAGAAAAGAGGTCACTCAAACACATTTTTGCCAAGGATAAATTAGTAAGGATAAATTGTAAGGTCCAAAGTAGAGACTAATAATGATTGATGATAAGATACACATCAAAAGGGAAGAGTTATTTCATTTGACCTAGCTTCTGTAGGCTGGAAGGATTGCCAGCATTAACATGATGTTAAGTTTCGACCGTGCCCTTTTTACTCGCTTGATTAATCTTGCAGAAATTCATTTTCTTGTTCTCTAGCAATTTATTTTGTATATGAAACActcaattttgttgttttttttttaaatatttatatatttatatatttatgtatttattttatttttttacagctgGGCCACCTATCCAGAGCAGCTTCATTACCGCCCCTCAAGACTGAGAATTGGACAAGGCTCTTATCGCATGCTTCCCCCCACAAGCGCAGAGCTGAATTGTGATTTTCCAGATTCTATGCTTATGCTATCTGTAAGCCCGTTTTCCTACTGGTAACTTTAGAACAAAGCGTTTCAAGGTGCAGAAtaaatttatggttccaaagtTGATCAACATGTATCCAGAAGCAACAGAAACATTATACTAATTATAAtgtaaattaagagaaaaacaaACCATCTATTCCCACCCTTCTTAAATGTTTCCCCTTTCTTACAAGGAACATAATAATAGCTatggaaaaatcatttctatTCCTCatcttctcatttttaaatttttaatctaAAACGAATCTCTATCTGTACTTACTTactctgaagaaaaaaatgaaatgatataaaataaaaaagttaaataattaTACCTGTATGATTTATGTTGGTCTTTTGAGGCAATCGATTAGAGAGAAAGAATTATCAAGAACTGGGAATTACTTGAAATGTAATCTTGGATTCTAATGAATTGATTGAATGTAATGGTTTTCAGAAAAAACTGATTATCAGAATTGTTAGTCCAAAAATTTAAGTCTGTGtacttcatttcaaaattactcTTCAGCAGTATTAAAAGATAAGAATGTTTCTGAGCTTTTGTGTAGAAATAATatccaaaaaactaaaaacaagtTTTCAACGTAGTTTTTATAGAGGCTCTAATAGTAAAGGAGGGATGTAGGTATAACTTTTTTATAtgatacaatttattttttttttggggggggggggggttgatccaaaaaattaaattgaaatcctagtttttttggttttttttttttttttttttttttttttttcaaaatataaacattttcccAAACAATGTGCTCAATATAGAGGAAAGCTTTggcaattttttcgaagaacCATTTTCTTTACAACCAATTAATAGCTAACTAAACAGTTCGAGAAAAAGCACAAGATGGAAAATGAATGAAGTCTGTTTGCTctcagaaaatacactaaaatcacAAGTtgcaaattcaatgaaaaaagaaaaaaaatatcaataatgaCAACTTATTGAATGTAATTTCCACTGACGTTTCTGTTGTATTGTTTTCAGAATATAGTATGGGAACGAGCAGATATGGGAATGCGTGACTTAAACACGCTGTATAGAAGACACGGAATTCCTCATCAATACGACGTTCACGTCAGACCCAGAGGTAGCACTCTCCACCTTTTTGACGTTTCACCAATAGATCGTGGCCTGTACAGATGTATCGCAACTGCTATGGATCCTGCAAACAATAGAGTAATTACTTTGTTCCAAGACACTGAATTCTATCCTGATCTTGGTTTAGGTGGCCTTGTCCCAGAAGTTAAAACTTgattattttgaatcaaaactCGAACTCCCTGCCAATCAAACTTATATTAATTAGATTGTGTTTACTGCAGTGTAAAAAGACAATCAGTGTTGAAAATTGTTGATAGTGTGCCTGCATTGCAAGTCTCTGAATTTCAACCTCTCTTTGTATTTAACCTAGGAAGAAACCAAATAAACAAAATCATGGCCAgcaaaaaagctgaaaatgttAGTGAGGGCGCGTCCCCCATCAAAGTTGGAAATCCTGAATCGAATGCACCTTCAGGATCTGGTGAGGACCAAGAACTTGATGATCTGTTGAATGATGCTATCGGTGATTTTGAAAAACCTGCAGCCACAAAAGTGGGAGCTCCGTCCGAGGGAGCCGTGGGACCTAACACCAACAATAAGTGGTTAGATGAATTCGTAGAACATGTGAGTGAGAAGTTCAACGGTGAAATTAAAGAATATTTAGAAAAGATGGGGGATGGTAAAGACCTGTCTGAACTTCTAGCtcccgaagaattcaagaaaattttagaaaatacctCCCAGCTTTTGGAAGGAGAGACCAGTGATAACTCTCCCACCCCGGAAGACCTTAAAGAAACAATATCAGAAACACTTCGTAGTATATCAGAAGGTATTGATAACCTACAGTCATCTTTACCTGATGAGTTGCCATCAATGTTTAACGGTATGAATTTGAACTCGGACGAAACACTCGTGCCTTTCGTTCAAAACATAATGGAAATGTTCCTGTCAAAAGAGGTCCTACATCCATCAATGGATGCCCTATGCAAAACTTTCCCAGATtggttggaaaaaaataaatcctctCTCTCTCCCGAGGATTACGATAAGTATAAGAAACAGTATGAACTGATGTTAGTCATTGTTAAGAAATTAGAAGAGGAAAACCCTGATGATTCATCAGAACTGAAAAGAGAAAGATTTATACAATTGAAAGATTTAATGCTAGAGCTTCAGAAGTTTGGACACCCACCTAAAGATCTAGTCGCGGAATCAGGAGTTGCTCCACTCGATATGAGTGCAGCACCGCAGCTACCTATGGACCTTGATCCTTCAAAGTGTACTTTAATGTAACTGTTTGCTTTTTGAAATCAAGCAAGAGTTCTCTTTATTCCTTATACCTCCTCTGAAATAGGTTTGCCTTCTTTCAATGCAGCTACCTATGGACCTTGATCCTTCAAAGTGTACTTTAATGTAACTGTTTGCTTTTTGAAATCAAGCAAGAGTTCTCTTTATTCCTTATACCTCCTCTGAAATAGGTTTGCCTTctttcaatgtattttctgCGCTTGATTCCACTCTCAGAAAACTGATGCTGTCCCCTGAAAGTGTAAAATGTGGACCTCCGTTTCAGCTAAAGTTAGCTTTCTGACCATTCTGAGTTGAATCTTTTGGCCTTAAGCCTCCTCGATTATGAACTTTGGATAGTTCAACATCTTTCTTTTCCTGAactggtttgaaattttcatgttttgggTGTGAAAAATTGCGGCTGTGCATGAGTTTCATAAAGAGAggaaaactttttaaaagttgaatCCTCCTCTGTTTCCTGTTCTTTGTTATTTTATCAATCTTTAAGCAAAGATTTTTATAAATCCCCTTTGAGTATCATTTTAATCAGACAGAatgatttttgcaagaaaaattgatttacttagtttttattttaagttcCTTACCTCAGTTCGTACTTTCGGTAATCATTTTAAGTTTACATTCTTAaattaaatcatttaaaaaaattagagataaaAGAAAGCTGCTGTATTCATTCAACTCGACTGAACCTTTCAGCAAAACCTTTGTAATTTCATAGCTTAGCAGGAATTTTATTCACATTCATTGCCTTCGAGGCCttgacaaaattatttttttgacagaaaaaaatatatttcctttatgaagacttcaaaaaatatatgtgaacttttaaattgaaaaagggGGCTCCTAaggttttcctaaaaaatataggtatattttaaatttatcggATTGCCATTTCTAATATATATATGTTCATTTTACAAGGATTTTGTTAAGCCACTAAATTCAACCACGATTATTCTAAGAATAAAGTGTCCTCTGCTGTATCGAAATTTGATACTTAATGAATAAGTTCATGaaacaaaaatgtttattttattagTTGGGAGTGTAGTATCATTCTGAACTAAGTAACGTAGGTAACTGAGAATATTGCTTGTGTTCTAAAATTGTTGAAGAAACTGTTCACCCGAAGCTTTTATTCAGAAGTACTCAAATGAAATTTCTAGATGACCATGAACCTCAATGTTTTATTTGTGAAATAGTAGTGAGCCCTCATGGTGTTCCGCCCAAAAAATAAGATTGAAATTTATCCCCTGTTCGTTTCTCCACTTAAATCAAGCATAGTTCttcaagaacattttattttaagaaatattttgcATCAATCGAATGCAAGTATATTTATTTAAGTAGGTTGTAATTTTCTCGATGGATTTCATTATACATATGTTACATGCAGATTGTGTTGTCCAGTGTACGAACTGGGCAGGTTTTTGCCCAATGCATGAATCGTGCGTGGCTGTTGTTCAAATCGTGATATAGCACACATTTGGCTCATTTCATCAAAGagagtaaaatgaaaattagttaCAAATAATGAGCAACTCATCTAGTTATGATTTGTTCATCCTGACCTGAAGAAGTGATGTGCTATATCATGAATATGCTCATTTCTGAAGCATATAGATTGATCAGTGTGTTCACGTTGTATTTTGCGGGACGCCATTTGCTAAATTTCCCAGCCCTACTTCGAGAAATGGGAAAAATTAGTGATATTTCATGATTTGGGTAACATCTGTGCACAATTCACAAATTTAACACAAGTCGCCAAGTTAATTGATtgtcgatgaccaaagtgcaaaatcatgaatttccattgcggtgtttcatttgcccttttgttttattttttcaaagagaaacaagccaactttatagcttgaaatgtttgcaaaatattctgctaacatgaaaaaaaatcaagaaagttacTCAAGGCATTACGTTGACTAGCTGTCTAAAgaaaaatagagtatgacagaaagtctgcagtGTCACAAAAGGAGACAaatggtttcacactttggccattgatatgatCTTTGGTAAACTTATACTTATCCTCCTTGTTCATCTAATGTCTTGAGTGTATCAGTTGTCAAATGCATATGCTATGATAGTGTATTTATACTTGATGATGACTGTGAAAGGCATCAGGTAAGCAAGGAAAATAAGTAGATGCTACTTTATTTGTTGTACGAAGAGCTTATGTCTGTGTGCCAAACTCCATGATTTTAGCCTTTCGAAAATATCTGAAGCATTCTCATGTTAAGAaggaaaacttactttttgcaaagtttAAAATCAAGACAAGACAAATGAAACACCCATGCCTAATAAACTCTCTTCAACTTATTTGACAAATTGTCATTTCTTGTTCGAAGGAACGACTCTCATCTGCACTGTCTCACCATTTCtacgaaaattttattttattttgagagAACCGTGACACTAAGTCTGATAATTTCAGTGTTCATTCTCACATGTGTATGAAAGAATCCATGGACACTATGCAAACTCATGCGACAGTCCTCCCATGAAAAAATGTAAtgtctttaaaaaatactgaaacagcgcaatggagatacgttcttttgtaCAAGAGAGGGCAAAATCTTGTAGCAGTACTTATGTATTCCCCAAAACGAGGAGAATGATTGACACTCTCCTTTGTATTTCCTTTTAGTGGAACAGAATAGAggccattttctttttttgtgcaaTGGAATATTATAGTCTGTGATAGTTTCCCATGACAAATTTCAAGTACATATCAaaggtgaaactcccaaaccacatatctcagttGGCTACCTATTGTACTTTATTCTTTACCCGCTAAATCACTCAACGTAAACTCTTGAAATCCTCAgtgctttttcttctctgtgcgaaaaatattctgttaaaatttcaaagaatcatGTTGAGTCGTTCTCCTTTAAGAACCTAAAAaggagcaaagattttgaaaaactgcaaacGAGGCACATGGTTTGGGTGTTTTGCGGATGATATGAGATCAGTTAACAATGCAAGCTATTTTGAAAGAGGAGGTAGAGACTCCTTAATTTCATGACTTCACTGACCAACTCTTCCCAGGAGGAATCAAGCTGAATCCAATGAGTTTTAATTCTGTCTTgtcatttatttttgtaaatttattccCATTGGTGCAGTTTAGTATTTCTATATAGTGGCTTTAGGTTCATAAGTTCTCGGCATTTTTTACACCTAGGTATTCCAAACTCCtggttttgttatttttttttcttgagtatttttacttttcactcCTGTTTGTTGCCgtaaattaaagtatacctaaCCATAGTTTTCTCCGttattcaaatttcattttcataataCTGGGCCGGATTCACGATTATGCCGCTGTGGGCTAATACCTTAGATTTCACTAGGTATGACCTCCAAGTCTTTGCTTTGTGATTATGTGATCAACAGCGTAATaagattggaaaaaaagaaaaaaaggtaatGGAATCGGTTAcctcatttctgaaatttgcTACTCGAAGCTATAGCCTTTATTATACCtcccttaatccagccctgtCTTGGAGTACTCATTTTACTTATTCATATTTGGGTAACATTTGGTGTTGTTTGTAGTTTTGTAAGATcaaaatttttactgttttctacTTATTGCTtacttagaatttaaaattttgaaatctggGTTCTTAATTTTCTTAGTTATTTGATTAATAAATTTCATCTGAATTACATACATACCCATGAGTttatttatttcagtttttttatttccgGTGTTTTTTGTGCTTTCCTCCAGTTCTTACTCAACTCAGCACCTACAGCAGAGTACCCACAACTCTTCATATTTATTGTCCTGTAATAATGAACGACAACAGTTATGTAATccactttaatatttaattacAACAATCCCAAATTACGTATCTTGGTTTACAACATTCCATACTTGATTCTTTAAGTACGAAACAGCTCCACATCTAACTCTTGAAAccttcagtgatttttcctctgctgaatattttgtgaaaatcttAAGCAATCATGTTTAGtcattctcctttaaaaaaaagtaagagaGCAGAGATTTGTAAACATCGtaaacgaggtacgtggtttgggacTTGAACTGTTGATAGGTAAGACTAGAACACGTAAATGTTTCAGACCATATCATGTCCAAGGCTTAAATGTCGATTCCCTGCATTTTATCAACCGAATTAACTAATTGACAGGGCCAGCGAAGAAGGATTCTAGATGCGGAAATTTCAACTGTTCAGCACAGAGTggcaaaatttttggggggtcaaaaAACACGGATGTTCACTTTTTGATGTTGAACACTGTATTAGGCATTCCCAAAAGGATTGTGTTAAAATTGCTGGCCATAATTTGCatcaatgttttgaaaaaaattgcctttAAAGCTGTGAATAGCATTCGACACTCTTTTGTTGTGTTTCTGCCTTTGTAATTAATTattgtttcatttcttcaaaatactCCCCAACGgacaattttttgaattaaCAAGTGTCCTTTGCAGACTGCAAAAAATTGTCTCATTATTGATCATCCATTGTTACTTAGTTTAACTCCACCTACTTACTTATTAAGTGACAACA encodes the following:
- the LOC109033058 gene encoding uncharacterized protein, which translates into the protein MHRLLKSSVILLNFLLNLVRCEIGGLSPAWQQYFPDTTWATYPEQLHYRPSRLRIGQGSYRMLPPTSAELNCDFPDSMLMLSNIVWERADMGMRDLNTLYRRHGIPHQYDVHVRPRGSTLHLFDVSPIDRGLYRCIATAMDPANNRVITLFQDTEFYPDLGLGGLVPEVKT
- the Pex19 gene encoding peroxisomal biogenesis factor 19 — protein: MASKKAENVSEGASPIKVGNPESNAPSGSGEDQELDDLLNDAIGDFEKPAATKVGAPSEGAVGPNTNNKWLDEFVEHVSEKFNGEIKEYLEKMGDGKDLSELLAPEEFKKILENTSQLLEGETSDNSPTPEDLKETISETLRSISEGIDNLQSSLPDELPSMFNGMNLNSDETLVPFVQNIMEMFLSKEVLHPSMDALCKTFPDWLEKNKSSLSPEDYDKYKKQYELMLVIVKKLEEENPDDSSELKRERFIQLKDLMLELQKFGHPPKDLVAESGVAPLDMSAAPQLPMDLDPSKCTLM